One region of Vitis vinifera cultivar Pinot Noir 40024 chromosome 1, ASM3070453v1 genomic DNA includes:
- the LOC132254653 gene encoding uncharacterized protein LOC132254653 — protein MAGRTRGGRSERNEELETVREELREVRRELRETVELMRGQGSRRAGGTQGHEDSGHSHRRSRTERPVMSQMEAMKRFMVMQPPSFNGEPSAEAAEHWLRRMRRILVGLDIPEERRVGLATYMLVDKADFWWESMKRVYDTEVMTWEEFERIFLGKYFGEVAKHAKRMEFEHLIQGTMSVLEYESRFSELSRFALGMISEEGEKARRFQQGLRPAIRNRLVPLAIRDYSELVKRALLVEQDIDETNQIREQKGDRKGKQRMGESSQGPQQRQRTQQFERRPSFYAGEGQIAQRATANRVCYGCGAGDHLWRACPLRGTQQARPQSQGSSQQQSVVSFQPPQLQLPYYQMPQLPPAAQGTRTTTTSQTRSSQGSNARGRGRPAAGRVFALTPTEPEEDALLVEDADISPEDPQVGQGGLQDAPGAA, from the exons ATGGCGGGAAGGACCAGAGGAGGAAGATCAGAGAGGAATGAGGAGTTGGAGACAGTTAGAGAAGAACTCCGAGAAGTAAGAAGAGAGTTGAGAGAAACAGTTGAATTGATGAGAGGCCAGGGTTCCAGGAGAGCAGGAGGTACCCAGGGCCATGAGGATTCAGGCCACTCACATAGGAGGAGCCGCACTGAGAGGCCAGTAATGAGCCAAATGGAAGCAATGAAGAGGTTCATGGTGATGCAGCCTCCATCTTTTAATGGAGAGCCCAGTGCTGAAGCAGCTGAGCATTGGTTGAGGAGGATGAGAAGAATTCTGGTGGGACTGGACATACCTGAGGAAAGAAGGGTAGGTTTGGCAACATATATGCTTGTGGACAAAGCTGATTTCTGGTGGGAATCAATGAAAAGGGTGTATGACACTGAGGTTATGACCTGGGAGGAATTTGAGAGAATCTTCCTAGGCAAGTATTTTGGGGAAGTGGCTAAGCATGCCAAGAGGATGGAGTTTGAGCACCTCATCCAAGGAACCATGTCAGTGCTGGAGTATGAGTCACGTTTCTCAGAGTTGTCTCGTTTTGCTTTGGGGATGATcagtgaggaaggagaaaaggcTAGGAGGTTCCAGCAGGGGTTGAGACCTGCTATTAGGAACAGATTAGTCCCATTGGCAATAAGGGATTATTCTGAGTTGGTTAAGAGGGCTTTGTTGGTGGAGCAAGACATTGACGAAACCAACCAAATTCGAGAGCAAAAGGGGGAcagaaaagggaaacaaagaatGGGGGAAAGTTCTCAGGGGCCACAGCAGAGGCAGAGGACTCAGCAGTTTGAGAGGCGTCCCTCGTTCTATGCAGGAGAGGGGCAAATTGCTCAGAGGGCGACTGCTAATAGAGTATGTTATGGTTGTGGAGCAGGAGACCATTTATGGAGGGCTTGCCCATTGCGAGGCACACAACAGGCTCGACCTCAGTCTCAGGGAAGTTCTCAGCAACAGTCAGTAGTGTCTTTCCAGCCCCCTCAGCTTCAGTTGCCTTACTATCAGATGCCACAATTACCCCCAGCAGCGCAGGGAACCAGGACAACTACCACGAGTCAGACCCGCTCTTCTCAGGGGTCGAATGCTAGAGGTAGGGGAAGGCCAGCAGCAGGAAGAGTTTTTGCCTTGACCCCAACAGAGCCAGAGGAGGATGCCCTTTTGGTGGAAG atgcagatatctctcctgaggatccacaggtgggacagggaggacttcaggatgctcctggagcggcctag